In a single window of the Anaerocolumna cellulosilytica genome:
- a CDS encoding helix-turn-helix transcriptional regulator, which yields MKNCIRKLRKEKKYRQEDLAAALGVTRQTINAIENDKYDPTLLLAFKLASILETTVDELFEPDPTTLK from the coding sequence ATGAAGAATTGCATAAGAAAACTACGTAAAGAAAAAAAATATAGGCAGGAAGATTTAGCTGCGGCGTTAGGTGTCACACGACAAACAATAAATGCGATTGAAAATGACAAATATGATCCCACGCTGCTATTGGCCTTTAAGCTGGCAAGCATACTCGAAACAACGGTGGATGAGCTTTTTGAACCTGACCCAACAACACTAAAATAA
- a CDS encoding ABC transporter ATP-binding protein, with protein sequence MIKKLVSNIGEYKKYAILTPFVMIGEVLMEILIPFVMASMIDKGILGDGGVSYIAKMGGLMVVMAMISMMFGALGAKFGSMAGMGFAKNLRKKLFDKVQDFSFANVDKFSTPSLVTRLTTDITNTQNAFMMLIRMAARAPIMLIGATVMAITINVKLSSVFLVVIPILAIALGLIISKAHPRVVAMLGLYDKLNSDVQENLVGIRVVKAFVREKQEIKKFEESADALRKAQLFAEKIIILNGPVMQFCMYICMVAILWFGGNMVMDGSFEIGQLSSFINYISQILMSLMMLSMIFIMIIVSRASVLRIIEVLDEDIDIKDSATEKNLQVKDGSIEFRQVGFSYARDKENLTLADVNFKIQSGETIGIIGGTGSSKTTLVQLIPRLYDVLEGEVLVGGENVKQYSLETLRNEVAMVLQKNVLFSGTIRDNLKWGKEDATEEEVIEACKAAQAHDFIMSFPDGYDTDLGQGGVNVSGGQKQRLCIARALLKQPKIIILDDSTSAVDTATDQKIRQAFREKLKDTTTIIIAQRISSVSDADKVLVLDDGKINAFATPDELMQNNDIYREVYESQQKGA encoded by the coding sequence ATGATTAAAAAATTAGTGTCTAATATTGGAGAATATAAGAAATACGCTATTCTTACGCCTTTTGTTATGATTGGTGAAGTACTTATGGAAATACTTATCCCCTTTGTTATGGCAAGTATGATAGATAAAGGTATCTTAGGGGACGGCGGGGTAAGTTACATTGCCAAAATGGGAGGCTTAATGGTAGTTATGGCCATGATTTCCATGATGTTTGGTGCTTTAGGTGCTAAATTCGGATCAATGGCTGGTATGGGATTTGCAAAGAATCTTCGAAAAAAACTTTTTGATAAAGTGCAGGATTTTTCTTTTGCAAATGTAGATAAATTTTCCACACCATCTCTTGTTACAAGACTTACTACGGACATAACAAACACCCAAAATGCTTTTATGATGCTTATTCGTATGGCTGCAAGAGCACCAATTATGTTAATAGGTGCAACTGTAATGGCGATAACAATTAATGTGAAGCTATCCTCTGTGTTTTTAGTTGTAATTCCGATTCTGGCAATTGCACTGGGGTTAATTATAAGCAAGGCGCATCCAAGGGTGGTGGCGATGCTCGGTCTATATGATAAGTTGAACTCCGATGTTCAGGAAAACCTGGTAGGAATCCGTGTTGTGAAAGCTTTCGTAAGGGAAAAGCAGGAAATCAAAAAGTTTGAAGAGTCTGCGGATGCACTACGTAAAGCACAGTTATTTGCAGAGAAGATTATCATCCTCAACGGTCCGGTGATGCAGTTTTGTATGTATATATGTATGGTTGCGATTTTGTGGTTTGGTGGCAATATGGTAATGGACGGAAGTTTTGAAATCGGTCAATTATCCAGCTTCATTAACTATATCAGTCAGATATTAATGTCACTTATGATGCTTTCCATGATATTTATCATGATAATTGTTTCCCGTGCTTCTGTGCTTCGTATTATAGAAGTACTTGATGAAGACATTGATATTAAAGACAGTGCAACTGAAAAGAACCTTCAAGTAAAAGACGGATCGATTGAATTTAGACAGGTAGGCTTTAGTTATGCCAGGGATAAAGAGAACTTGACGTTAGCAGACGTTAACTTTAAGATTCAATCCGGGGAAACCATAGGAATAATTGGAGGAACCGGGTCTTCAAAGACAACCCTTGTTCAACTCATTCCAAGACTTTATGATGTGCTGGAAGGAGAGGTACTTGTAGGAGGAGAGAATGTAAAGCAATACTCTTTAGAAACACTTCGGAATGAAGTTGCAATGGTATTGCAAAAGAATGTCCTGTTCTCAGGAACCATTCGTGATAATTTAAAATGGGGTAAGGAAGACGCTACAGAGGAGGAAGTAATAGAAGCCTGTAAGGCGGCGCAGGCACATGATTTTATTATGTCCTTCCCGGATGGGTATGATACGGATTTAGGTCAGGGGGGTGTCAATGTGTCCGGTGGACAAAAGCAAAGACTATGTATTGCCAGGGCTTTATTGAAACAGCCAAAGATAATTATACTGGATGATTCCACCAGCGCAGTAGATACGGCCACCGACCAGAAAATCAGGCAGGCTTTTCGTGAAAAGCTTAAGGATACCACGACTATTAT
- a CDS encoding MarR family winged helix-turn-helix transcriptional regulator, protein MKECEKPKHPDDYGIFIKKLGKNIKYLSDENLVKHGITLEQVKILRFLTLYYSESPAYQKDIEQHFEIKRSSVTNILQNMERNGLITRIGDALDARVKKVLLTEKGKELSISLVDYIIQLENIIVQGMSEDEKRTFKDLLKRSLKNVEEYMC, encoded by the coding sequence ATGAAGGAATGTGAAAAACCGAAGCATCCCGATGATTATGGAATCTTTATCAAAAAACTGGGTAAGAACATTAAATATCTTTCAGATGAAAATCTGGTGAAGCATGGCATCACTTTGGAACAGGTAAAGATATTACGGTTTCTGACCCTTTATTATTCAGAAAGCCCTGCTTATCAAAAAGATATTGAGCAGCATTTTGAAATTAAGCGTTCCAGTGTTACGAATATTCTTCAAAATATGGAGAGAAACGGATTGATTACCAGAATTGGTGATGCCTTAGATGCCAGAGTTAAAAAAGTGCTTCTGACTGAAAAGGGAAAGGAACTTTCAATCAGTTTAGTGGATTATATTATACAGCTTGAGAATATTATTGTGCAGGGAATGTCAGAGGATGAAAAACGAACTTTTAAGGATTTATTAAAACGAAGTCTTAAGAATGTAGAAGAATATATGTGTTAA